From one Azospirillum ramasamyi genomic stretch:
- a CDS encoding ATP-binding response regulator: MNRSQFDPALAQQVRDASILIVDDNQSNVDLLREILSHDGYTRVVGETDPRKVPALCAAEAFDLLLIDIRMPHMSGFELMERLKPVFGDDYVPVLVLTAQTDQDTRRKSLELGANDFLTKPFIAWELLHRVRNMVEIRKLYRRAAEQNRELEHRVSERTAELSDALEAARKADRAKLDFLAVMSHELRTPLNSIIGFADVLAGEGMGKLGHPDYLEYVKLIEESGRSLLTMVNNILDYTRGSTGSIELQESDVNIPQLLNGCAELLAQKASVKQLAVAVHPCTAFRMRIDRRRLREMVLNLLDNAVKFTQPGGQVALVVEDRDNFVGLTVRDDGPGIPAELMGRLFNPFTQAERSLVRQHEGVGLGLPIVRRFAELHGGGVEVDSVPGRGTAVTILLPKERLLGDS; this comes from the coding sequence ATGAACAGGAGCCAGTTCGACCCGGCGCTCGCGCAGCAGGTCAGGGACGCCAGCATCCTGATCGTGGACGACAACCAGTCCAACGTCGACCTGCTGCGCGAAATCCTGAGCCATGACGGATACACCCGCGTCGTCGGCGAGACCGATCCGCGCAAGGTGCCGGCTCTCTGCGCCGCCGAGGCGTTCGACCTGCTGCTGATCGACATCCGCATGCCGCACATGAGCGGCTTCGAACTGATGGAGCGGCTGAAGCCGGTCTTCGGCGACGACTACGTGCCGGTCCTGGTGCTGACCGCCCAGACCGACCAGGACACCCGGCGCAAGTCGCTGGAACTGGGCGCCAACGACTTCCTGACCAAGCCGTTCATCGCCTGGGAGTTGCTGCACCGGGTCCGCAACATGGTGGAGATCCGCAAGCTCTACCGCCGCGCCGCCGAGCAGAACCGCGAACTGGAACACCGGGTGTCGGAGCGCACGGCCGAACTGTCGGACGCGCTGGAGGCGGCGCGCAAGGCGGACCGCGCCAAGCTGGATTTCCTGGCGGTGATGAGCCACGAGCTGCGCACGCCGCTGAACTCCATCATCGGCTTCGCCGACGTGCTGGCGGGGGAGGGGATGGGCAAGCTGGGCCACCCCGACTATCTGGAATATGTGAAGCTGATCGAGGAGAGCGGCCGGTCGCTGCTGACCATGGTCAACAACATCCTGGACTACACGCGCGGCTCGACCGGCTCGATCGAACTCCAGGAGAGCGACGTCAACATCCCCCAACTGCTGAACGGCTGCGCCGAACTGCTGGCGCAGAAGGCTTCGGTCAAGCAGCTGGCGGTTGCGGTGCATCCCTGCACGGCCTTCCGCATGCGGATCGACCGCCGCCGGCTGCGCGAGATGGTGCTGAACCTGCTGGACAACGCGGTGAAGTTCACCCAGCCCGGCGGCCAGGTGGCGCTGGTGGTGGAGGACCGCGACAATTTCGTCGGGCTGACCGTGCGCGACGACGGCCCCGGCATCCCGGCCGAGCTGATGGGCCGCCTCTTCAACCCCTTCACCCAGGCCGAGCGCTCGCTGGTCCGCCAGCATGAGGGCGTCGGGCTGGGCCTGCCCATCGTCCGGCGCTTCGCCGAACTGCATGGCGGCGGCGTCGAGGTGGACAGCGTGCCGGGCCGGGGGACGGCGGTGACGATCCTGCTGCCGAAGGAGCGGCTTCTGGGGGACAGTTGA
- a CDS encoding leucyl aminopeptidase yields MKFSFAKPSLPASGVLAVTVAADRSLGPVGRELDQKTGGALARAMAAARFNGKKDETLTLLAPAGTDLDRILLVGIGKGADLTDLILQSAGGAIAVALDKATEEAALLVELPEGATQSAAAAAAEIAFGAQLRSYKFDKYRTNDRKADKKEPKPSLRKLTLLVEDDGAAKAAFKKLDTLADAIRFTRDLVSEPANVIYPESLAEKTKELEQFGLEVEILDQKKLKKIGMGALLGVAQGSAFEPRVVVMRWNGNPEADDKRPVAFIGKGVTFDSGGISIKGAAGMEDMKWDMGGSATVIGTMYALAARKAKVNAIGIVGLVENMPSGTAQRPGDIVTSLSGQTIEVINTDAEGRLVLADCLWYAQDVYKPKLMIDLATLTGAVIVALGHEHAGLFANDDDLATKLTAAGLKVGQPVWRMPLGDGYDKEIESPAADMKNTGSGGGAGSIVGAQFLKRFVNDVPWAHIDIAGVAWAKKDSATVPKGATAFGVRLLDRFVADFHEE; encoded by the coding sequence ATGAAGTTCTCCTTCGCCAAGCCGTCCCTGCCTGCGTCCGGCGTGCTCGCCGTGACCGTCGCCGCCGACCGCAGCCTCGGCCCGGTCGGGCGCGAGCTCGATCAGAAGACCGGCGGGGCGCTGGCCCGCGCCATGGCCGCCGCCCGCTTCAACGGCAAGAAGGACGAGACGCTGACGCTCCTCGCCCCGGCCGGGACCGATCTCGACCGCATCCTGCTGGTCGGCATCGGCAAGGGGGCCGATCTGACCGACCTGATCCTGCAGTCCGCCGGCGGCGCCATCGCCGTGGCCCTGGACAAGGCCACGGAAGAGGCGGCGCTGCTGGTCGAGCTGCCGGAAGGCGCCACGCAGTCGGCCGCCGCCGCCGCGGCCGAGATCGCCTTCGGCGCGCAGCTGCGCAGCTACAAGTTCGACAAGTACCGGACCAACGACCGGAAGGCCGACAAGAAGGAGCCGAAGCCGAGCCTGCGCAAGCTGACGCTGCTGGTGGAGGACGACGGCGCCGCCAAGGCCGCCTTCAAGAAGCTGGACACGCTGGCCGACGCCATCCGTTTCACCCGCGATCTGGTGTCGGAGCCGGCCAACGTCATCTATCCGGAAAGCCTCGCCGAGAAGACGAAGGAGCTGGAGCAGTTCGGCCTCGAGGTCGAGATCCTCGACCAGAAGAAGCTGAAGAAGATCGGCATGGGCGCCCTGCTGGGCGTGGCGCAGGGCAGCGCCTTCGAGCCGCGCGTGGTCGTCATGCGCTGGAACGGCAACCCGGAGGCCGACGACAAGCGCCCGGTCGCCTTCATCGGCAAGGGCGTGACCTTCGACAGCGGCGGCATCTCGATCAAGGGTGCGGCCGGCATGGAGGACATGAAGTGGGACATGGGCGGCTCGGCCACCGTGATCGGCACCATGTACGCGCTCGCCGCCCGCAAGGCGAAGGTCAATGCCATCGGCATCGTCGGTCTGGTGGAGAACATGCCGTCCGGCACGGCGCAGCGTCCCGGCGACATCGTCACCTCGCTGTCGGGCCAGACCATCGAGGTCATCAACACCGACGCCGAAGGGCGCCTGGTGCTGGCCGACTGCCTGTGGTACGCGCAGGACGTCTACAAGCCCAAGCTGATGATCGACCTCGCCACCCTGACCGGCGCCGTCATCGTCGCGCTGGGCCATGAGCATGCCGGCCTGTTCGCCAACGACGACGACCTCGCCACGAAGCTGACGGCCGCCGGCCTGAAGGTGGGCCAGCCGGTATGGCGCATGCCGCTGGGCGACGGCTACGACAAGGAGATCGAATCGCCGGCCGCCGACATGAAGAACACCGGGTCGGGCGGCGGCGCCGGCAGCATCGTCGGCGCGCAGTTCCTGAAGCGCTTCGTCAACGACGTGCCGTGGGCCCACATCGACATCGCCGGTGTCGCCTGGGCGAAGAAGGACAGCGCCACGGTGCCGAAGGGCGCCACCGCCTTCGGCGTGCGCCTGCTCGACCGCTTCGTGGCGGACTTCCACGAGGAGTGA
- a CDS encoding DUF2125 domain-containing protein yields MPPMRPTPTTSAPRRLLTGRRIATILVLMILLLPAVAYTLWWQQAAHAVRNGLEDWVSAQRDNGAVVEHGGLTVGGFPFALRAELEKPHLATRGAEWQGTRLVAEAAPWNPTRIALTLPGEQRLSVVQPGQPPIDILAPQGGSGDVTMRMSGTLERLALRFTGLTAQVAGQAVPVAALDVAAAQPDQPPAEHTTAGLTLTLSADGLTLPDGMVPTLGREVKRTEVTLRVMGAPPRPEPASLSAWSRDGGTVEVDRLALDWGPLGAVLSGTLALDAQLQPQAALTAEIRGAPAILDAVRPMMRPNEAAIARTVLTMLARPTGPNGEPVVTAPVTVQDRFLFVGPLRVAALPMLVW; encoded by the coding sequence ATGCCACCGATGCGCCCCACCCCCACCACTTCCGCCCCCCGCCGCCTGCTGACCGGGCGCAGGATCGCCACGATTCTCGTGCTGATGATCCTGCTGCTGCCGGCCGTCGCCTATACCTTGTGGTGGCAGCAGGCTGCCCATGCCGTGCGCAACGGCCTGGAGGACTGGGTGTCCGCACAGCGCGACAACGGGGCGGTGGTGGAACATGGCGGCCTGACCGTCGGCGGTTTCCCCTTCGCCCTGCGGGCGGAGCTGGAGAAGCCGCATCTGGCCACCCGCGGCGCCGAATGGCAGGGCACGCGACTGGTGGCGGAGGCGGCTCCCTGGAACCCCACCCGTATCGCATTGACCCTGCCCGGCGAACAGCGGCTTTCGGTGGTGCAGCCCGGTCAGCCGCCGATCGACATCCTGGCCCCGCAGGGCGGCAGCGGCGACGTGACCATGCGGATGTCGGGCACGCTGGAGCGGCTGGCCCTGCGCTTCACCGGCCTGACCGCGCAGGTCGCCGGACAGGCGGTGCCGGTCGCCGCCCTGGACGTCGCCGCCGCCCAACCGGACCAGCCGCCGGCCGAACACACCACCGCCGGCCTGACCCTGACGCTCTCCGCCGACGGATTGACCCTGCCCGACGGCATGGTGCCGACGCTGGGCCGCGAGGTGAAGCGGACCGAGGTGACGCTGCGCGTGATGGGAGCCCCGCCCCGCCCCGAACCGGCCAGCCTGTCGGCCTGGAGCCGCGACGGCGGCACGGTCGAGGTCGATCGGCTGGCGCTGGACTGGGGGCCGCTGGGGGCGGTGCTGTCGGGCACGCTGGCGCTGGACGCGCAGTTGCAGCCCCAGGCGGCGCTGACCGCCGAGATCCGCGGCGCTCCCGCCATTCTGGACGCGGTGAGGCCGATGATGCGCCCGAACGAGGCCGCCATCGCCCGCACCGTCCTGACCATGCTGGCCCGCCCGACCGGTCCGAACGGCGAGCCGGTGGTCACCGCCCCCGTCACCGTGCAGGATCGCTTCCTGTTCGTCGGCCCGCTGCGCGTCGCGGCCCTGCCCATGCTCGTGTGGTGA
- a CDS encoding methyl-accepting chemotaxis protein, whose amino-acid sequence MQNISIRKKFLTISAVMLCAIIGLATILLSSLRDTQEESSRERVQSIVEVAIGAIKDFEARAANGEMTLDAARLAARNAVRAMRYDGDEYLFVTDMDSRIEVHGGNPRIEGQNLGSFKDPNGVPFAQLLVEAARKGGGYVSYSWPKAGQTVPSPKIAYAQMTPGWKWVVGTGVYVDDIEADFRRHAIQAALLGGVLGVGALLLSLWIARSITQPLSRLTVAMRRLADDDLDVEVTDGGRRDEIGQIAVTVGVFKEHGLENRRLRAEQEELRAKAEAERVALLSRLADGFERSIGEVVRQVAASAGTMRQTAQSLTASTDSAATRSTAAAQAAEEAAVSVNTVAGATEELSSSIGEIGRQVGASNDVANQAVAEANKTNEVMNGLVRAANEVGEVVNLINSIAGQTNLLALNATIEAARAGEHGKGFAVVASEVKGLANQTARATEDIQRKIAEIQQATNVAVGAIHDIGEVIGEMTSISSAIAAAVEQQGAATRDISANVHQAAQGAQVVSVNVAGASEATTDAGAKANEMLDESSHLTGVADRLRGEVDGFLASIRAA is encoded by the coding sequence ATGCAAAACATCAGCATAAGAAAAAAATTTCTCACCATTTCCGCAGTCATGCTCTGCGCGATAATTGGCCTCGCAACGATCCTTCTGTCATCTCTTCGCGATACCCAAGAGGAAAGCAGCCGGGAACGCGTTCAGTCCATCGTTGAGGTGGCAATCGGCGCGATCAAAGATTTTGAGGCGCGCGCCGCCAATGGGGAAATGACGCTGGACGCCGCCCGTCTGGCGGCGCGGAACGCGGTCCGTGCGATGCGGTATGATGGAGACGAATATCTGTTCGTCACAGACATGGACTCGCGCATCGAAGTTCACGGCGGAAATCCGCGGATCGAAGGCCAGAACCTCGGAAGTTTCAAGGATCCGAACGGTGTTCCCTTCGCGCAGCTTCTGGTGGAGGCGGCGCGCAAGGGCGGCGGTTACGTGTCCTATTCCTGGCCCAAGGCGGGGCAGACGGTGCCCAGCCCCAAGATCGCCTATGCGCAGATGACGCCGGGTTGGAAGTGGGTGGTCGGCACCGGGGTCTATGTCGACGACATCGAGGCGGATTTCCGGCGCCACGCGATCCAGGCCGCTCTGCTCGGCGGCGTGCTGGGTGTCGGTGCGCTGCTGCTGTCGCTGTGGATCGCGCGCTCGATCACCCAGCCGCTGTCGCGTCTGACCGTGGCGATGCGCCGGCTCGCCGACGACGATCTGGATGTGGAGGTCACCGACGGCGGCCGGCGCGACGAGATCGGGCAGATCGCCGTGACGGTCGGCGTCTTCAAGGAGCACGGCCTGGAGAACCGCCGGCTGCGCGCCGAGCAGGAGGAACTGCGGGCGAAGGCTGAGGCGGAACGGGTCGCCCTGCTGTCCAGGCTGGCCGACGGGTTCGAACGGTCGATCGGCGAGGTGGTGCGGCAGGTGGCGGCCTCGGCCGGCACCATGCGCCAGACCGCCCAGTCGCTGACCGCCAGCACCGACAGCGCGGCGACCCGCAGCACCGCCGCCGCCCAGGCCGCCGAGGAAGCGGCGGTCAGCGTCAACACAGTCGCCGGGGCGACCGAGGAACTGTCCAGCTCCATCGGCGAGATCGGGCGGCAGGTCGGCGCCTCCAACGACGTGGCGAACCAGGCGGTCGCCGAGGCCAACAAAACCAACGAGGTGATGAACGGACTCGTCCGGGCGGCCAACGAGGTCGGCGAGGTGGTGAACCTCATCAACTCCATCGCCGGGCAGACCAACCTGCTGGCGCTGAACGCCACCATCGAGGCCGCCCGCGCCGGTGAACACGGCAAGGGCTTCGCCGTCGTGGCCAGCGAGGTGAAGGGGCTGGCCAACCAGACCGCCCGCGCCACCGAGGACATCCAGCGGAAGATCGCGGAAATCCAGCAGGCCACCAACGTGGCGGTGGGGGCGATCCACGACATCGGCGAGGTGATCGGTGAGATGACCAGCATCTCCAGCGCCATCGCCGCCGCGGTGGAACAGCAGGGTGCGGCCACGCGCGACATCTCCGCCAACGTCCATCAGGCGGCCCAGGGCGCGCAGGTGGTTTCCGTCAACGTCGCCGGCGCCAGCGAGGCGACCACCGATGCCGGCGCCAAGGCCAACGAGATGCTGGACGAATCCAGTCATCTGACCGGTGTCGCCGACCGTCTGCGCGGTGAGGTCGACGGCTTCCTGGCGAGCATCCGCGCCGCGTAA
- a CDS encoding RsmB/NOP family class I SAM-dependent RNA methyltransferase yields MTPAARLQAVIDLLTEIDETPRPADAVMSAYFRNRRYIGSKDRTAVAQMAYAILRRHARLGWWIEWAGYERPTPRARVLAYLLLEENRNAGVVLEMFSGGKFAPARLTEGELAMVGKLESHTMDHPDMPETVRVECPEWAEGPMRASLGDRFGVEMEKLLEAAPLDLRINPLKANQQSAIKALAKAQITAETTRWSPLGLRVKGRPPLGSVDAFKDGLVEIQDEGSQLVALAVAPKPGHQVVDFCAGAGGKTLAVAALMKNKGRVVACDVLDKRLKRAAERFRRAGLHNIEAHPLTSERDPWVKRHKRKFDRVLVDAPCSGTGTWRRNPDARWRQLGPGLEQLLPLQANILDSAARLVKPGGRLIYATCSMLHDENEAQVEAFLQTHHDFIVKPVAEVWAEEEAGTPPPVEGPYLRLTPARHDTDGFFAAVLERRAEESVSEVALEQGEVDPVELGKAIDA; encoded by the coding sequence ATGACACCCGCCGCCCGCCTCCAGGCGGTCATCGATCTGCTGACCGAGATCGACGAGACCCCTCGCCCCGCCGACGCGGTGATGAGCGCCTATTTCCGCAACCGCCGTTACATCGGGTCGAAGGACCGCACCGCCGTCGCCCAGATGGCCTACGCGATCCTGCGCCGCCACGCGCGGCTCGGCTGGTGGATCGAATGGGCCGGCTACGAACGTCCCACGCCGCGCGCCCGTGTGCTGGCCTATCTGCTGCTGGAAGAGAACCGCAACGCCGGCGTGGTGCTGGAGATGTTCAGCGGCGGCAAGTTCGCCCCCGCCCGCCTGACCGAAGGCGAACTGGCGATGGTCGGCAAGCTGGAAAGCCACACCATGGACCACCCCGACATGCCGGAGACGGTGCGGGTGGAGTGTCCCGAGTGGGCGGAGGGGCCGATGCGCGCCTCGCTCGGCGACCGTTTCGGGGTGGAGATGGAAAAGCTGCTGGAGGCGGCGCCGCTCGACCTGCGCATCAACCCGCTGAAGGCGAACCAGCAGAGCGCCATCAAGGCGCTGGCCAAGGCGCAGATCACGGCGGAGACCACGCGCTGGTCGCCGCTGGGCCTGCGGGTGAAGGGCCGGCCGCCGTTGGGCAGCGTCGACGCCTTCAAGGACGGCCTGGTGGAGATCCAGGACGAGGGCTCGCAGCTGGTGGCGTTGGCCGTCGCGCCGAAGCCCGGCCATCAGGTGGTCGATTTCTGCGCCGGGGCCGGCGGCAAGACGCTGGCCGTCGCGGCGCTGATGAAGAACAAGGGCCGCGTCGTGGCCTGCGACGTGCTGGACAAGCGCCTGAAGCGCGCGGCCGAGCGGTTCCGCCGCGCCGGCCTGCACAACATCGAGGCCCATCCGCTGACCAGCGAGCGCGACCCCTGGGTGAAGCGCCACAAGCGCAAATTCGACCGCGTGCTGGTCGATGCTCCCTGCTCCGGCACCGGCACCTGGCGCCGCAACCCGGATGCCCGCTGGCGCCAGCTGGGGCCGGGGCTGGAGCAGCTGCTGCCGCTTCAGGCCAACATCCTGGACAGCGCCGCGCGTCTGGTGAAGCCGGGCGGCCGGCTGATCTACGCCACCTGCTCCATGCTGCATGACGAGAACGAGGCGCAGGTCGAAGCCTTCCTGCAAACCCACCACGACTTCATCGTGAAGCCGGTCGCCGAGGTGTGGGCGGAGGAGGAAGCCGGCACGCCGCCGCCGGTCGAAGGCCCGTACCTGCGCCTGACTCCGGCCCGTCACGACACCGACGGCTTCTTCGCCGCCGTGCTGGAACGCCGCGCGGAAGAGAGCGTATCCGAGGTCGCTCTGGAGCAGGGGGAGGTCGATCCGGTCGAGCTGGGCAAGGCGATCGATGCGTGA
- a CDS encoding class II glutamine amidotransferase, which yields MCRFLAYCGEPVFLETLVCTPCHSLIEQSMHATEAKTGTNGDGFGVGWYSERTEPGRYCEIRPAWSDENLQSICSHVRSRLFFAHVRAATGTAVSRANCHPFKAGRFLFMHNGQVGDWPRLRRKVEAMIPDELYSARTGTTDSEAIFLAALGQGLERDSVGAFQRVLHAIRDEMRALDITSPLRFTATWTDGDRIWAVRWASDDKPPSLYWRRGDNGLIVVSEPVDSQRDQWRPVPPGGGLVARVGAAPEMFRFH from the coding sequence ATGTGTCGGTTCCTAGCCTATTGCGGCGAACCTGTGTTCCTGGAAACGCTGGTCTGCACGCCCTGCCATTCCCTGATCGAACAGTCGATGCACGCCACGGAGGCGAAGACCGGAACCAACGGTGACGGTTTCGGCGTCGGCTGGTACAGCGAGCGGACCGAGCCCGGCCGTTACTGCGAGATCCGCCCGGCCTGGTCGGACGAGAACCTGCAGTCGATCTGCAGCCATGTCCGCTCCCGCCTGTTCTTCGCCCATGTGCGGGCGGCCACCGGCACCGCGGTCAGCCGGGCCAACTGCCATCCCTTCAAGGCCGGGCGCTTCCTGTTCATGCACAATGGGCAGGTCGGCGACTGGCCCCGCCTGCGCCGCAAGGTGGAGGCGATGATCCCGGACGAGCTGTACAGCGCCCGTACCGGCACCACCGACAGCGAGGCGATCTTCCTCGCCGCCCTGGGCCAGGGGTTGGAGCGGGATTCGGTCGGCGCCTTCCAACGCGTCCTGCACGCCATCCGCGACGAGATGCGGGCGCTGGACATCACCTCTCCCCTGCGTTTCACCGCGACCTGGACCGACGGCGACCGGATCTGGGCCGTGCGCTGGGCGTCGGACGACAAGCCGCCCAGCCTCTACTGGAGGCGCGGCGACAACGGCCTGATCGTGGTGTCGGAACCGGTCGATTCCCAACGCGACCAATGGCGCCCGGTCCCACCCGGCGGCGGGCTGGTCGCGCGCGTCGGCGCGGCACCGGAGATGTTCAGGTTCCATTGA
- a CDS encoding gamma-glutamylcyclotransferase has protein sequence MAPDQQLPRPAWSADIAVDPGSDLWVFGYGSLMWNPGFPFAERHAATLPGYHRSFCVASHRYRGTPERPGLVLGLDRGGSCRGIVFRVAAADVPVALDYLWEREMDNRVYLPKLLQVRLRGGRSAEGLETVRACCFVVDRNHPQYCRGMDEAAVVCRIAGCRGQRGPNIDYLANTVRHLDELGIRDEKLSRLYDLVRHYPS, from the coding sequence ATGGCTCCCGATCAGCAGCTTCCGCGTCCCGCCTGGTCCGCCGACATCGCGGTCGACCCCGGCAGCGACCTTTGGGTGTTCGGCTATGGCTCCCTGATGTGGAATCCCGGCTTTCCCTTCGCCGAGCGGCATGCGGCGACGCTGCCGGGCTATCACCGCAGCTTCTGCGTCGCCTCCCACCGCTACCGCGGCACGCCCGAGCGGCCGGGACTGGTCCTGGGGCTCGACCGCGGCGGCTCATGCCGCGGCATCGTCTTTCGGGTGGCGGCGGCGGACGTGCCCGTGGCGCTCGACTACCTGTGGGAGCGGGAGATGGACAACCGCGTCTATCTGCCGAAGCTGCTTCAGGTGCGCCTGCGCGGCGGCCGGTCGGCCGAGGGGCTGGAGACGGTGCGGGCCTGCTGTTTCGTCGTCGACCGCAACCATCCCCAATATTGCCGGGGCATGGACGAGGCTGCGGTCGTTTGTCGCATCGCCGGCTGCCGCGGCCAGCGCGGACCCAACATCGATTACTTGGCGAACACAGTCCGACATCTGGATGAGCTGGGGATTCGCGACGAAAAGTTGTCAAGGCTGTATGATTTGGTGCGTCATTATCCGAGTTGA
- a CDS encoding M1 family metallopeptidase codes for MTTLRIRALALAGAALVLGVIAPAGAAPLHHDIDLTLDPAAGRLEVVDRLTLAGGAQSLRLDPALTLHELRVGDRAVPLDRRGDQVRLVVPEGGGPVTIRYGGRLPGFTAGTAVALDGEGAFLPGQGGWLPEPGADPAGDGDGPPSWRLTLRVPAPYVAVATGRLVEEGRDAAGYRAVFEETRSVEEPSVFAGPWTVEERMAGALRLRLYRHSEQTGLADGYLALSEQAIAAGAARIGAYPFDGFSIVSVPPPVGLGFPGLTAIGRSVLPLPFIRSQSLTHEIMHNWWGNGVRVGTGGNWAEGLTTYMADYAAARDRGADAARAMRLDWLRDYAALPAERDRPLTEFLSKTHDASQIVGYGKAAMLFHMLEAEIGRDAFDAGIRRFWSEHAFRDAGWSDLRRAFEAASGRDLGGLFAQWLERRGAPLLTLVDARADIGADGEGVLLTLRQEADRPYALTVPVRLETAAGAGAGVENHSVRFDVKEATLRIPAGAAVRAVSVDPDFDLFRRLAPGEAPPILRDVTLRPGAERVIAAEGEAAEAARALAGRLMDGAGREGRGRQGGGGSVPVLVIGTDAAVARELERRGLPPVPAELAGRGSARVWVSRATDGRTALVVSGADAAALQALLRPLPHYGRQSWLVFDGAKATDRGVWAVGDSPLRRVVAR; via the coding sequence ATGACGACCCTGCGCATCCGGGCCCTGGCCCTGGCGGGGGCGGCGCTGGTCCTGGGCGTGATCGCCCCGGCCGGCGCCGCCCCGCTTCACCACGACATCGACCTCACGCTCGACCCCGCCGCCGGCCGGCTGGAGGTGGTGGACCGGCTGACCCTGGCGGGGGGCGCGCAGTCGCTGCGGCTCGATCCCGCTTTGACCCTGCACGAGCTGCGGGTAGGCGACCGCGCGGTTCCGCTCGACCGGCGCGGCGACCAAGTGCGGCTGGTGGTGCCGGAGGGAGGCGGACCGGTGACCATCCGCTATGGCGGGCGTCTGCCGGGCTTCACCGCCGGGACCGCAGTTGCCTTGGACGGGGAGGGCGCCTTCCTGCCGGGTCAGGGCGGCTGGCTGCCCGAACCCGGGGCCGATCCGGCCGGCGATGGGGACGGGCCGCCCAGCTGGCGGCTGACGCTGCGGGTTCCGGCGCCCTATGTCGCCGTCGCCACCGGGCGGCTGGTGGAGGAGGGGCGCGACGCCGCCGGCTACCGCGCCGTGTTCGAGGAAACCCGCAGCGTCGAGGAGCCTTCCGTCTTCGCCGGCCCGTGGACGGTCGAGGAGCGGATGGCCGGGGCCTTGCGCCTGCGGCTCTACCGCCATTCCGAGCAGACCGGGCTGGCCGACGGCTATCTCGCCCTGTCGGAGCAGGCCATCGCCGCCGGTGCCGCCCGCATCGGCGCCTATCCCTTCGACGGTTTCAGCATCGTGTCGGTTCCGCCGCCAGTGGGCCTGGGTTTTCCGGGGCTGACCGCCATCGGCCGTTCCGTCCTGCCGCTGCCCTTCATCCGCAGCCAATCGCTGACCCACGAGATCATGCACAACTGGTGGGGCAACGGCGTGCGCGTGGGGACCGGCGGCAACTGGGCGGAGGGGCTGACCACCTACATGGCCGATTATGCCGCCGCGCGCGACCGCGGCGCCGACGCGGCGCGGGCGATGCGGCTGGACTGGCTGCGCGACTATGCCGCCCTGCCGGCCGAGCGCGACCGTCCGCTGACGGAGTTCCTTTCAAAGACGCATGATGCCTCGCAGATCGTCGGCTACGGCAAGGCGGCGATGCTCTTCCACATGCTGGAGGCGGAGATCGGCCGCGACGCCTTCGACGCCGGCATAAGGCGGTTCTGGAGCGAGCACGCCTTCCGCGATGCCGGCTGGTCCGACCTGCGCCGCGCCTTCGAGGCGGCGTCCGGCCGCGACCTCGGCGGGCTGTTCGCGCAATGGCTGGAGCGACGGGGAGCGCCGTTGCTGACGCTCGTCGATGCACGCGCCGACATTGGGGCGGATGGCGAGGGCGTGCTGCTGACCCTGCGGCAGGAGGCCGACCGGCCCTATGCCCTGACCGTGCCGGTGCGGCTGGAGACGGCGGCGGGGGCAGGGGCGGGAGTGGAGAATCACAGCGTCCGTTTCGACGTGAAGGAGGCGACGCTGCGCATTCCGGCCGGCGCGGCGGTGCGGGCGGTGTCCGTCGATCCCGATTTCGATCTGTTCCGCCGGCTGGCTCCGGGCGAGGCGCCGCCGATCCTGCGTGACGTCACCCTGCGCCCCGGCGCCGAGCGGGTGATCGCCGCCGAAGGAGAAGCGGCGGAGGCGGCGCGGGCGCTGGCCGGGCGGCTGATGGACGGTGCCGGCCGGGAGGGCAGGGGCCGGCAGGGCGGGGGCGGAAGTGTGCCGGTGCTGGTGATTGGGACCGACGCGGCGGTGGCGCGGGAACTGGAGCGGCGCGGGTTGCCGCCGGTCCCGGCGGAGTTGGCCGGACGGGGCAGCGCGCGGGTTTGGGTATCGCGCGCGACGGATGGGCGGACGGCGCTGGTGGTGTCGGGCGCCGATGCCGCCGCGCTGCAGGCGCTGCTCCGGCCGCTGCCGCATTACGGACGGCAGAGCTGGCTGGTGTTCGACGGGGCGAAGGCGACGGATCGCGGGGTTTGGGCGGTCGGCGACAGTCCGCTGCGGCGGGTGGTGGCGCGGTGA
- a CDS encoding DNA polymerase III subunit chi, translating into MTEVRFYHLQRRTMEQALPKILEKVLERNWRAVVLAGSAERVDMLNQHLWTYDPGSFLPHGAARDGFADKQPVWLTDTDENPNGATVLVTVDGCVSDRMDGFDLVCDLFDGNDDEAVLAARQRWKACKAAGHALTYWQQNERGGWEKRA; encoded by the coding sequence ATGACCGAAGTCCGCTTCTACCACCTGCAACGGCGCACGATGGAGCAGGCGCTGCCCAAGATCCTGGAGAAGGTTCTTGAGCGGAACTGGCGCGCCGTCGTGCTCGCCGGCTCGGCGGAGCGGGTGGACATGCTGAACCAGCATCTGTGGACCTACGATCCCGGCTCCTTCCTGCCGCACGGAGCGGCGCGCGACGGCTTCGCCGACAAGCAGCCGGTGTGGCTGACCGACACCGACGAGAACCCCAACGGCGCCACCGTGCTGGTCACGGTGGACGGCTGTGTCAGCGACCGGATGGACGGCTTCGACCTCGTCTGCGACCTGTTCGACGGCAACGACGACGAGGCGGTGCTTGCCGCCCGCCAGCGCTGGAAGGCCTGCAAGGCCGCCGGCCACGCCCTGACCTATTGGCAGCAGAACGAGCGCGGCGGCTGGGAAAAGCGCGCCTGA